The genomic region CTTTGTTAGCGCAATTTTTGCCTTCGGTGATCCAATTTTCTTCGAGAGCGAATATTTATGTCGCCGATAATGCTTCCACCGATGATTCTATCGATTTCTTAAGAAATGCTTATCCTGAAGTAAAAATCATTCAGAATAAAGAAAATGGCGGCTATGCCAAAGGATACAACGATGCATTGAAAGATATTTCAGAAGAGATCTTAATTCTTTTAAATAGTGATATTGAAGTAAGTAAGGACTGGCTAAACCCGATTTTGGATATTTTTCACAAGGAATCTAAAACTGCCGCCGTCCAACCCAAAATATTAGACTTTAAGAATAAATCGTATTTTGAATATGCCGGAGCTGCAGGTGGATTTATTGATAAATATGGTTTTCCGTACTGTCGTGGAAGGATTTTTGAAACTATCGAAGAAGATAAAGGCCAATATAATGATGAAGTTGATATTTTTTGGGCTAGCGGTGCCTGTTTAGCAATAAAAAATGCTGTATTTAAAGAAGTTGGAGGTTTTGATGAAGATTTTTTTGCCCACCAGGAAGAAATAGATTTATGCTGGAGAATAAAAAATCTTGGTTATTCGATAAAATACACTGGAAAATCATGCGTTTATCACGTTGGAGGGGCAACATTAGATAAAATGAATCCTAAAAAGACCTTTTATAATTTTAGAAATAGTCTTTTTATGCTGGTTAAGAACCTTCCTAAAGAAAAAATGCGTAAAATTGTGTTGCAAAGAATGGTTTTAGATGGTATTGCCGGACTTAAATTCCTTTTTCAGGGAGATTTAAGACATTTTTTGGCGGTATTGAAAGCTCACTCTGATTTTTATGTCAATTTTTCCAAAATGACTAAAAAAAGAATTGAAAAATCATCTAAATTTACATACTTTGATGTAAAATCTATCGTTTTTGAATATTTTGCATTAAAAAAAACAACTTATAAAAAATTAATATAAAGCTCATCTAAAGTATTGTTAATACTACTTTTAAGCTTTATATTTTTTTGATACTTTTGGAAAATCTAACATTAACAATAATTACAATAAGTTATGAAAAAAATCATGCTTTTATCAGCCTCTGCGGCTATCTTGCTATCTTCATGTGTTTCTAATAAGAAATACGCTGAACTAGAAGCGAAACAAAAAGAAACTCAAGACCAGCTTAATACCGCCACTGTAAAATTAAATGCTTGTCTTGAAAGTAAAGACGAAATGACTGAAAGGATTAAAGTTCTTAACAATACAAATGCTGCTTTACTAAACAATGTTGGTGATCTTGCAACACTTTCTAAGAAAGAAGCTCAAAATTTAGAGCGTTCTCTGGAAAGCATCAAAGAAAAAGATCTTGCTATCAAAAGCATGAGAGATGCGATCAACAAAAAAGACTCTGTTACTTTAGCTCTTGTAACAAGCTTAAAAGGAGCTATTGGAAACATGAACGATGACGATATCGAAATTAATGTTGAAAAAGGTGTTGTTTACGTTTCTATTTCTGATAAATTATTATTTGACAGTGGTCGTTACAACGTAACTAACCAGGCTAGAGAAGTTCTTGGAAAAGTTGCTACAGTAATTAAAAATAAACCAGACATCGAGTTTATGGTAGAAGGTCATACAGATGACAAATCTATATCTACTTCTATGTTCCAGGATAACTGGGATCTTTCTGTAAAGAGAGCTACTTCTGTAGTTAGAATTCTTCAGGACGAGTTTGGTGTAGATCCTAAGCGTATGACAGCTGCAGGTAGATCTTACTACATGCCAGTAGCTTCTAACGCAACTGCTGAAGGTCGTGCTAAAAACAGAAGAACAAGAATCGTTGTTCTTCCTAAACTAGACCAATTCTACGGAATGATCGAAGAAGGTATGGAACAAGCTTCTAAAGCCTCCAACTAATAAGATCAACCATCTTAATATCAAAAAGCCACGCAATTGCGTGGCTTTTTTCGTATCATCCAAATCGATTATACATTTAATTTCTAAGATTTAAGAAAATCAACCACAATTTTGTTCACCTGTTCTTTATGCGTAAACACTATTCCGTGAGGACCACCTTCAATTACTTTGTACGTACTGTTAGAGAGCATATTATCACTCTTTTCTCCTGCTGTTTTAATCGGTACAATTTCATCTGCGTCACCATGAACCACCAGTGTAGGAATATCAAACTTTTTTAAATCTTCTCTAAAATCGGTATATCCAAAAGCATCTATACAATCTAATGTTGCCTTTGCAGAAGCTTTAGTTGCAATAGTCCAGCAATAATGCAATTGCTGCTTACTAACTTTATCCTTGTTCTCTTCAAAATTAACAAACTGTTGTCCAAAATTCTCTAAAAAAGCTGCGCGATCCTTTCTAATTTCTTTCTTAAAGCCCTCAAAAACATCCTCTTCGATTCCTTCAGGATTATCCTTTGTCTTTAACATATAAGGCGGTACAGCAGAAATCAATCCTGCTTTCAGCAATTTTTTTGTTCCATATTTACCAATGTATCTCGCTACTTCTCCACCGCCCATAGAAAAACCGATGATAGAAACCTGAGTAAGTGTAAGTTTTTCTATAATATCATGTAGATCTTTCGCCAGGATATCATAATTATACTCTTCCCAGGGCTTATCGCTATCTCCAAAACCACGACGATCATAAGCAATCACTCGAAAGCCTTCATTTACTAAAGTTTCGATTTGATATTCCCACATACGATGACTTAAAGGCCACCCGTGAATTAAAATTACCGGTTTACCCTTGCCGTAATCTTCATAGAAAAGCTTAATGGGTTTTTCTTTTTCTACAGAAGTTGTTTCAATAAAACTCATAACTTATTTTTTATTTTCCCCTGAATTTAAATATTTAAGACTTCAAATCCTTAAATAAAATCCATCTTAACCAGTAATTAACTGAACGTAGCCATTATGTTATGATCTCATTAAAAATTTCTTTAGAGCTTGAGTTAAACGCAAAATCTTTCGTTAGTTCTAAACGGGCCGATTTTTAAAATTGTAAAAAACTTACTCAAAATAAAAGAACATTTTTTTAGTATATTATATGACCAATTAATCAAAAACGACCATGATTTTAAGAATCCCTAAAAATGCAGAAAGGGCAAACATCCCTTTGCCACCAGAGGACGGTTTTTTTATCTCAGAGAATATTGCAAACCATTTAGATGTACCCCTACATTTTCATCCCGAATATGAATTATCTTTTATAGAAAACGGGGAAGGTTTAAAAAGAATCGTGGGAGACTGCCTGGAAGAGACTGTAACCCCGTCTCTTGCCTTAATAGGTCCTAATCTTGCCCATGGTTGGGAGGCGCACAGATGTATGCGGGAAGGCATTCATGAAATATCCCTGCATTTTCAGAACAAACTTTTTGGTGATCAATTTTTAGGACTAAAAGTAATGCTACCTATTAAATGGATGTTAGAACAGTCTACCCAGGGAATTGCTTTTTCTCCCACTACCGCAAAGCAATTGTCACCAAAAATAAAAAATCTATCAAAAACAGCTGGCATCCAGTATATCCTGGAGCTTATTTTTATTTTACATGAACTGGCAATCTCCAAAAATAAGTGTTTATTATCTACCCCCCAGCAGTTTAAAAATCCTAAAGTAAATAGATTAGCGCTTGTGAATCATTATTTAAAACATCATTATAGTCGCAAAATAAAATTGGCTGAAATATCAAACTTTATGAACATGAGCCCGGGCTCTTTTAACCGTTTTATAAAAAAGAAAACCGGAAAAACCTTTACTGAATACACCAACTACCTAAGGCTAGGCTTTGCAGCGAAACAATTGATCGAAAAAGAAACAAGCATTGCTGAAATTGCTTTTAGCTGTGGGTTTAATAATATTGCACATTTTAACCGGGTCTTTAAGAAATATAAGCATTGTACACCCAGCGAATATCGTAAAGAGTTTAACTCACTTAAGTTGGTAGGATAAGAACTCTTAAAAACTGTTTCTTAAAATTACCAATCTAAAACCTAAGATCGGGCCCAATAGACCTCCTCTGGAAAACTTTTTTTGCAATTCTAAATCTACCAAAATGTAAGCGGACTATTATACGATCCTAGGTAAGAATAAAAAAACTCCCGCTACTAAATAGCGGGAGTTTTTTTAAAACGAAATTTACCTAATAACCAGGATTTTGCTGAAGCGTAGGCCCCTCTGCAGTTGTGCTTAAATCTATTTGTCGCTGCGGAATAGGAAAATATCTATCGTTAGTATTAAATTCGGCTCCACGAACATCGGTGGTAATTTGCCCCTCGTATTGTACAAAATCGTTTAATACCTCTTGAGCTATCCCCCATCGAACCAAATCAAAGAATCGATGACCTTCCATTCCTAATTCCACCCTTCTTTCAAACATAATTGCTTTCATAGCCTGCTCTTTAGAAGTGAAATATCCATCGGGATAGCGCTGAACGTGATAATTTGCAGCATAATCTTCCGAAAATCCCTGCATCGGATTATCAGGATCTATATAATCTTTTAACCAACTATCAGGATGATCGGCTATCCTTCCGCGTACACGGTTTACATACGATAAAGCCATAGTTAAGCTTCCTGCCTGTGCTTCAGCTTCGGCGGCCATTAATAATACATCAGCAAATCTTAGAATATTTACGTTAATGGCATTTCCTGGTGCCCAGGCACTCTGGTCTGAAAATTCATCTGCATTATATTGCCAGTAGATGTGCTTTTTAGGTGCATAAGGCCCTCCGGAAGATTGTTCTCTTACCCAATCGTAACCCGGGTGATATCCCCAATCATGATATGGGATTCCGCGTCTGCCCACTGTCCAGTCTAGTCTTGGATCTAAAGATTGGGTATCTGGTGTAAAAGCCTCATTGGAAAGAATTCCCATATCGTTCTTTACAGGGGTATTATTATAGTTGTCCAGATAAGGTAATCCTGTACTCTCGCTAGTTCTAAATGCATTTACAAGATCCTGTGTAGGCTGATAAAAGCCACAACATCTAAACGGACTATTATAAGGATAAGATAACATAAGGCCCTGATTTGCATTTGCAATTGTATTGGTACCATCGTTAGCTACCATTTGTATGGCAAATATCGATTCACTACCATTTTCATATAAGGCATTAAAATTATGGTGATAATTGTCTAACAAAGCATAGGCTAAACCTCCAGAGGTTTTTCCAGAACTAATAACCTCGGTAAATATTTCTTTAGCTTCAGAAAATTTATCCTGAAAAAGATAGGTTTTACCAAGATAGGACGCAGCAGCCCATTTATTGGCACGCCCTATTTCAGTTTGTGTTTCAGGAAGATTTTCATAAGCATATTTGAAGTCTTCTTCAATATATGGCCAAATATCCATATCGTTAGAGACATAATAATCTTCTGTAGTCTCATCGATCCAGGGCACCATATCAAACATCTTTTTCAATTCAAAATAATAATGCCCTCTTAAAAAACGTGCCTGTCCTGATATATTTGCTTTAACATCCTCGGCTATCCCTTCGGTTTCATTCAATACTTTTAATACGGAATTAGCTCGGGTTACCCCCTCGTAAACCGCTTTCCATTTCGAATTAAAAAAGCCATTACTGGCATCTACACTATAAGTTGCTATAGAATTTATTGCTGGTTGATCCCCTCCGTCACTTCCTTTATGGGCATCACCTCCGCTAATATCACCGTAAATCCAATTAGAAGGCGCGGCTTCCCAGGGAGATCCTCCACCCAGTGCGAGCACAGTACCATTATCCTCATCCTGACCGTCTAAAGCCGCATAAGCCGCTATTAATAGCGCTTCTACTCCTTTTTCATCGCTTAAAGTCTTATTGTCCAGTGTTCCGTAAGCGGGTTTATCTAAAAAATCCTCTGAGCAGCTATGGAATACTACCATACCTAATATCCCTGCTGCAACTATATAAATTGTTTTTTTCATATCACTCTTTTTTAAAACTAGAAACTAAGGTTTACACCAAAAATTAATTTTTTAGGGGTTGGATACGCGCCCTCATCAATACCAAAAGCCGTGGCAGAACCGGTAAGTTCAGGGTCTATACCAGAATATTTAGTAATTGTAAAAAGGTTAGCGCCCTGTACATACAGATGTAATTGGCTAAAACCTATTTGATCTAAAAACGCATCCGAAAAGCTATATCCCAACTGAATATTACGCGCCCTTAGATAAGATCCGTCCTCTACAAAATAGGAATTTGGAACATTTGCGGTACTAAAGCTGCCTCCTGTTTCCTGTATAGGAGCCGATGCATTATTATTTTCAGGGGTCCAGGAGTCATATAAAGCAGTATAGCTTTTTGCCCCGTTAAAAGAACTATAGAAATCATGCCACCAGGTAACCTGATTCCAAATATCATTCCCATAAACACCGTATAAAAACATGCTAAAATCCCAATTTTTATAGGTGAGCTCAATATTTAAACCAGCCGTAAAATCTGGATTCGGATTTCCTAAAAACTTACGATCTTCACTGCTAATCAAACCGTCCCCATTAGTATCTTCGTAACGAAAACGACCTACCCCTATATCTGACTGATACTCTGCGCTTGGATCGCCCAAAATTTGTTGTGCCTGTTGATTGGCTTCATCTACTTCTGCCTGGCTGTTCCAAAATCCAACGATATTATATCCAAAAAACTGTCCAACAGAATGTCCTATAGCATTTCTTACAATACTACTTCCGTTAAACCTGCGAGCTTCTTCATCAAAATAAGAAACCCCATCTGCTATATTCCTAATTTCATTAGTATAGGTGGTAAACGTAAGTGTTGAATTCATTTTAAAATCTGAAGTCAGATCGAAAAATGCCGTGGCAGAAAGGTCTAATCCACTATTCTGCATTTTAGCGATATTCACATAGGGTGCTTGAGATACTCCCGCAGTTCCAGGTAATTCGGGATTATATAATAAATCTACCACGTCTTTACGGTAATAATCTGCTGAAATTTGTAGGCTCCTGTTGAATAAACTGGCATCGATCCCAATATTTGCATTTATATTTTTCTCCCATTGAGCGCCAGGATTACCTATACGTAATCGTTGAAAACCTTCTATGATATTACTATTAGTCCCATTCAAATCGTAATAAGAAGATACTCTGCTACTACCGTAGGTGATAAAGGCATTGGCTGGATCAACGTTATTTTGATTACCCATTACCCCATAACCACCTCTCAATTTCAAATCGTTTATCCAATCTACATCCTCCATAAACGCTTCTTTACTAATTCTCCATCCCGCACTTGCTGCTGGAAACCACCCATGTCTTGGATTGGTAAACCTGGAGGTCGCATCCCTACGTATAGTTGCTCCTAATAAAAAGCGATCGTTAAAGGTATAATCTAGCCTTCCAAAGAGCGAAAAAAGAGCATCTTCAGTATAAATTCCATTGTTGGTTTGTGTACCGGAGCCGGTCCCTAAATTCACATAATTAGGATCGAAAGAATAAAAACCCTGAGTAATTGCCGTGATTAATTTATATTGATTGGAATAGGCTTCGCTACCTATTAAAACTGTTAAGTCATGAAGATCATTAAACGTATTTTGATATTGAAGCGTATTGGACCACGTCCAGTTATAGCCGGTACCTGCATCTTCTGTGAGCTGATTATAAGTGGTGTTTTCCGCATTTTCATAAGTGGGATATGCAAATGTCTTTGCGGTTGAGTTAGAGTACGTACCTCCAAAGCTGGTCCTTGCGGTAAATTTTTCCAGAAAATTTAATTCTGCAAAAATATTTCCGAAAACCTGATTGGTTTTGCTATAATTATTCCGATTTCTTTCTAAAATAGCCACAGCATTCTGAGAATTTCCTAGTGATGGGGCCTGGGTACCGGCAAAATTCCCTGCTATATCATATACCGGTATGATTGGCTGACTGCGGTAGGCATGGTTTATAGGGTTCTCTCCGGTTACATCAACTCGATTACCATCAGAAAGCGAAAAAGAAATATTCTCCCCTATCCTAAAGTTATCGGTAATGTTAAACTGACTGTTTACCCTGATGTTATACCGTTCAAAATAAGTATTGATCAAGGTTCCGTCCTGGTTCATATAATTTAAAGAGAATAAGAAGTTTCCTTTTTCCCCACCCTGACTTACAGCGATATTATGGTTGGTGATAGGTGCATTATTAAAGATCTCCTGAAACCAGTTAGTGCCATTCTGGTTCGCTCTAATAATTTGGTTAAAGCCATTTACTGCATCAGAACTTGTATAATAGGGATCTACGTAATATGTAGATTCATCAACTTCACCTTGAGCGGCTCCTCCCGGCAAAATATAATAAGGAAGTACGGGTTGCGCTCCAGACCCATATTGCCTATCGGTAATGCCTGCCCCGGGGTTGGTATTTTCCATAGCCCTCCATCTAAGGTCTGCATGCTCCTGCGGATTAAGTATATCGTAAACATTTCCTTTAGGAACTATTTGCGTACCGTAAAAGGCATTGTAATTAACTTTAAGTCCGCCCTTTCCTTTTTTAGTCGTTATAATTATCACTCCATTGGCGGCACGAGCACCATAGATAGAAGCAGAGCCGGCATCTTTGAGCACCTGCATGTTTTCGATATCATTTGGGTTTAAGTAATTGATATTTTGTGTAGGTACTCCATCTACAACATATAAAGGAGTACTGTCCCCAAAGGTATTAATCCCACGAATCCTTACCTGTGGCGCCTGGCCAGGTTGCCCAGAACTGGTAACGGTTACCCCTGATGCCTGTCCTTGTAACTGTTCGGTTACCTGCGGACTGGGCTGTCTGCCCATACTTTCCATATCTACTACGGAAACGGCTCCGGTTAAATCTGCTTTTTTCTGGGTTCCATATCCCACCACCACAACTTCATCGAGTGCTGAGGTTGCTGGTGCAAACGAAACTTGTAATTCGGTTTTGCCATTTACGGCAACTTCCTGGGTTTCATAACCCACAAAGCTAAAAACAAGAATTGCATCTGAAGGAACCTCTATTGCAAATTCGCCGTCAAAATTTGTGAGTACCCCATTAGAGGTTCCTTTCTCCACAACATTTACACTGGGAACAGGCATGCCCGTATCTGCTTCGGTGACCATACCGGTTACCAGTATATTTTCCTGAGCCAGTAAGGATATTGGTAGTATCAATAAAATAATTGCAAGTAATGGTACTTTCATATATAGTTTTTTAGTTGGTTATATAAATATGATTTATAGTAAATTACCTTTGGGCGATACCATAAGGCATTACCATAACATCCTCATTCTGATAATTATCAGAACGGGATTAATGCATTTAATCTCGATTATCGAGTAAAGGCTAACTTCGCTAATTTTAGTTTTGGTGGGTGGGGTCTATAACTAAGAGCAACATTTAAAATTGCTAAATTAAGATGTAAAATATTTTCTTTTCAGAAAGAGATATTGGCTGTAGGATTTAAAATAATTCATAAGGTTAAGGGGGTAAACTATAAAAAAATACAATACCGAAATTAAAAATCATAACGACAAATTTTATAAACCTATTCAAACGAAAACGTTTTAGTAAATACATTTTATATTTTTTTATCGATTATATTTTTTAGTATTAATCCTGTGAAATTTTTCTTGATGGATTATTGATTCATTTCGAAGAATTGAATAATCAAACAAATAGATATCAAAGAAAAAACTATTCGAATATAAAGAAATGCTTAAAGTTGGGATAATACTTATTTGTCAAAAAGCAATACTATTTTGTCAAATTATCTATTTTAAAATGTTTTTGTATTAAATCATTAAAACATCAAACATAATTTAAGTCAATATTATATAAAGACTGATTCCAGATGATTAATCTACCAAATTATCAATACCGACTGAATAATGCGTTCTTTTTTATAAAAAAGGAAAGGTATAAAATAGAGTCTGGCCTTAATCACCTCCTTCGAACTCTTCCACTGTTTTTTATGCGCTTAGATAGACGCTATTTCAAAAAAACAGGTATTCTTTATTAATTATCGAAGCCAATTTGTTCTATATTAAAATAAGTATCTGCCATGTCAGTAAGTACACTTAAACTTACTGTAGACCGAATTCTAAATTCCAAAGTTTCCCCTTTTTCCAGCCTTACCAGCCCGTTTATTACCCGTGAAGGAGGATTTACTCCTACATCTATTAAATTTAGCAGATTAACCCGAATATTGGAATAATAGTCTCTGGCAATATAAGTTTCCTGGCCACCTAAATTTCGTTTTACGGCAGCTATTCCTATATCGCCAATAAAAATTTGATTCATTGTTATTTTTGCATCAATCCGATATATACCAGAAGACTTAGCTGTAAATATATTACTGCTTGTATTAAACTCTGAGTTGCTATCAAATTCTGTATTATTAAATCTCAATTTTTGCCAGGAATTCAAGCTTATATTTAAACTTAATATGGCGTTTGTGGTAGACATTCCTCCTTTTACGATGGTCTTGCCTACTGCATTTATTACCTTAACAGCGGGTATCCGCTTTACTATTCCTTGTCCATCAATAACTAAAATAGAATCTTTAGCACTGGCCAGGCCCCCTATTGGTGTAGTGCCGATCCTCAGTGTACCATTAACATCTAATTTAGCTTTGGGATTCGTTGTTCCTATACCTACCTGACTATAAATTGAATCACTTAAAAGCATTAGGATAGACAGGATTAAAAATTGATAAATTTTATGTTGTGTTTTCATAAGCGCTCTTTTTTATTTTACGATAATAAAATTAGATCTGCGATTTTCTTCATGTTCTTCGTCATTACACTCTACACCATTAACACAGCGGTTAAGGATTTCTATTTCTCCGTAGCCTTTGATGCTTACAATTCGGTTTTCAGCAATACCTCTCGAGATTAGATAGTTTTTAGTTGATTTTGCGCGATTTTGAGATAACAATAAATTATAGGTATCACTGCCCCGGGAATCGGTATGGGACTCGATTTTAATCTTCATCTCGGGAAAACTTTCCAATACATAAACAATATGATCTAGCTGTTTTGCCGCTCTGGGCCTGATATCATATTCATTAAATTCAAAAAATATAGGATCGATCTTTATTTTCTCTTCATCTCCATCAATTTCTACTAAATCGTTGTAAGAAGAGAGTAGAAAGTTTACGCCATCCAACGTATCGCGGTGTACATTTCCTGTAGTAATCGATTTTACAGCTATAGAATAGTTATTTTTGGTACCAGTAACTAAGAATGTATTATTACAGGGAACTTGTGCTAAATAGATTCCCTTGCTATCGGTCATCACCGTTTTTATCTTGGTATCGAACTGATTTTTGATGATTACAGATGCATTCGCTAGTGGTTTCTTAGTAAGCGAATCCAAAACTTTTCCCGCCATCAATTGATAACAGGAACGGGTAAAATAGTAAATATCATCATCACCTTTACCCATACTTCGGTTAGACGACATATAACCTTCTTCTTGATTTTCAGCAATGATATACGAAAAATCATCCTTACTGCTATTAACAGGTTTTCCTAAATTCTGCGGAACACTAAACCGAAAATCCCCCAAATTTTTAGCCTGGAAAATATCCAAACCACCTAAACCATAATGCCCGTCTGAAGAAAAATATAAAACATCATTCTGATAATATGGAAACATCTCCCGACCTTCGGTATTGATTTGAGCCCCAAGGTTTTTTGGTAGTGTCATACTACCATCTGGATTTAGTTGAACCATATAAAGATCTGTATCTCCAAATCCCCCTGGCATATCCGAGACAAAAAATAAATATTTCCCATCTGCACTAAGCGCCGGATGTCCAACCGAATACTCCTTGCTATTAAAAATTAGGTCTTCTATACCCTCAACTTCACCTTCTACAATATGCCCTCGCATCACATGAAAATTATTCACCCCGTTTTTATTAGACCATTTGTTATTTTTGCTCATGTTAGTGGTGTAATAAATGGTATCCAATGCGTTAGAAAATGCTATAGTTGCATCGTGATAACGCGAAGCTAAACCTTCCATAAACAGTTGTTCATTTATAAGCTCGCCGTTATTTTTAGTGCGATCAGCGATATACAGGTCTAAATATGGC from Zunongwangia profunda SM-A87 harbors:
- a CDS encoding glycosyltransferase family 2 protein, which gives rise to MKIAIVILNWNGKALLAQFLPSVIQFSSRANIYVADNASTDDSIDFLRNAYPEVKIIQNKENGGYAKGYNDALKDISEEILILLNSDIEVSKDWLNPILDIFHKESKTAAVQPKILDFKNKSYFEYAGAAGGFIDKYGFPYCRGRIFETIEEDKGQYNDEVDIFWASGACLAIKNAVFKEVGGFDEDFFAHQEEIDLCWRIKNLGYSIKYTGKSCVYHVGGATLDKMNPKKTFYNFRNSLFMLVKNLPKEKMRKIVLQRMVLDGIAGLKFLFQGDLRHFLAVLKAHSDFYVNFSKMTKKRIEKSSKFTYFDVKSIVFEYFALKKTTYKKLI
- a CDS encoding OmpA/MotB family protein: MKKIMLLSASAAILLSSCVSNKKYAELEAKQKETQDQLNTATVKLNACLESKDEMTERIKVLNNTNAALLNNVGDLATLSKKEAQNLERSLESIKEKDLAIKSMRDAINKKDSVTLALVTSLKGAIGNMNDDDIEINVEKGVVYVSISDKLLFDSGRYNVTNQAREVLGKVATVIKNKPDIEFMVEGHTDDKSISTSMFQDNWDLSVKRATSVVRILQDEFGVDPKRMTAAGRSYYMPVASNATAEGRAKNRRTRIVVLPKLDQFYGMIEEGMEQASKASN
- a CDS encoding alpha/beta fold hydrolase, which codes for MSFIETTSVEKEKPIKLFYEDYGKGKPVILIHGWPLSHRMWEYQIETLVNEGFRVIAYDRRGFGDSDKPWEEYNYDILAKDLHDIIEKLTLTQVSIIGFSMGGGEVARYIGKYGTKKLLKAGLISAVPPYMLKTKDNPEGIEEDVFEGFKKEIRKDRAAFLENFGQQFVNFEENKDKVSKQQLHYCWTIATKASAKATLDCIDAFGYTDFREDLKKFDIPTLVVHGDADEIVPIKTAGEKSDNMLSNSTYKVIEGGPHGIVFTHKEQVNKIVVDFLKS
- a CDS encoding AraC family transcriptional regulator; translation: MILRIPKNAERANIPLPPEDGFFISENIANHLDVPLHFHPEYELSFIENGEGLKRIVGDCLEETVTPSLALIGPNLAHGWEAHRCMREGIHEISLHFQNKLFGDQFLGLKVMLPIKWMLEQSTQGIAFSPTTAKQLSPKIKNLSKTAGIQYILELIFILHELAISKNKCLLSTPQQFKNPKVNRLALVNHYLKHHYSRKIKLAEISNFMNMSPGSFNRFIKKKTGKTFTEYTNYLRLGFAAKQLIEKETSIAEIAFSCGFNNIAHFNRVFKKYKHCTPSEYRKEFNSLKLVG
- a CDS encoding RagB/SusD family nutrient uptake outer membrane protein, with the protein product MKKTIYIVAAGILGMVVFHSCSEDFLDKPAYGTLDNKTLSDEKGVEALLIAAYAALDGQDEDNGTVLALGGGSPWEAAPSNWIYGDISGGDAHKGSDGGDQPAINSIATYSVDASNGFFNSKWKAVYEGVTRANSVLKVLNETEGIAEDVKANISGQARFLRGHYYFELKKMFDMVPWIDETTEDYYVSNDMDIWPYIEEDFKYAYENLPETQTEIGRANKWAAASYLGKTYLFQDKFSEAKEIFTEVISSGKTSGGLAYALLDNYHHNFNALYENGSESIFAIQMVANDGTNTIANANQGLMLSYPYNSPFRCCGFYQPTQDLVNAFRTSESTGLPYLDNYNNTPVKNDMGILSNEAFTPDTQSLDPRLDWTVGRRGIPYHDWGYHPGYDWVREQSSGGPYAPKKHIYWQYNADEFSDQSAWAPGNAINVNILRFADVLLMAAEAEAQAGSLTMALSYVNRVRGRIADHPDSWLKDYIDPDNPMQGFSEDYAANYHVQRYPDGYFTSKEQAMKAIMFERRVELGMEGHRFFDLVRWGIAQEVLNDFVQYEGQITTDVRGAEFNTNDRYFPIPQRQIDLSTTAEGPTLQQNPGY
- a CDS encoding SusC/RagA family TonB-linked outer membrane protein, producing MKVPLLAIILLILPISLLAQENILVTGMVTEADTGMPVPSVNVVEKGTSNGVLTNFDGEFAIEVPSDAILVFSFVGYETQEVAVNGKTELQVSFAPATSALDEVVVVGYGTQKKADLTGAVSVVDMESMGRQPSPQVTEQLQGQASGVTVTSSGQPGQAPQVRIRGINTFGDSTPLYVVDGVPTQNINYLNPNDIENMQVLKDAGSASIYGARAANGVIIITTKKGKGGLKVNYNAFYGTQIVPKGNVYDILNPQEHADLRWRAMENTNPGAGITDRQYGSGAQPVLPYYILPGGAAQGEVDESTYYVDPYYTSSDAVNGFNQIIRANQNGTNWFQEIFNNAPITNHNIAVSQGGEKGNFLFSLNYMNQDGTLINTYFERYNIRVNSQFNITDNFRIGENISFSLSDGNRVDVTGENPINHAYRSQPIIPVYDIAGNFAGTQAPSLGNSQNAVAILERNRNNYSKTNQVFGNIFAELNFLEKFTARTSFGGTYSNSTAKTFAYPTYENAENTTYNQLTEDAGTGYNWTWSNTLQYQNTFNDLHDLTVLIGSEAYSNQYKLITAITQGFYSFDPNYVNLGTGSGTQTNNGIYTEDALFSLFGRLDYTFNDRFLLGATIRRDATSRFTNPRHGWFPAASAGWRISKEAFMEDVDWINDLKLRGGYGVMGNQNNVDPANAFITYGSSRVSSYYDLNGTNSNIIEGFQRLRIGNPGAQWEKNINANIGIDASLFNRSLQISADYYRKDVVDLLYNPELPGTAGVSQAPYVNIAKMQNSGLDLSATAFFDLTSDFKMNSTLTFTTYTNEIRNIADGVSYFDEEARRFNGSSIVRNAIGHSVGQFFGYNIVGFWNSQAEVDEANQQAQQILGDPSAEYQSDIGVGRFRYEDTNGDGLISSEDRKFLGNPNPDFTAGLNIELTYKNWDFSMFLYGVYGNDIWNQVTWWHDFYSSFNGAKSYTALYDSWTPENNNASAPIQETGGSFSTANVPNSYFVEDGSYLRARNIQLGYSFSDAFLDQIGFSQLHLYVQGANLFTITKYSGIDPELTGSATAFGIDEGAYPTPKKLIFGVNLSF
- a CDS encoding OmpA family protein, which produces MKNYYIISIFLILGISLQAQRVKHADQLFEEMNYIEAAKVYDDYLEKTDKREIETLKNAGDAHYFISKIPQALKWYAQLYKIQGEAMENEYLFKYIQTLRGVQDYEKADALAEIYLKRQKNPMLINRFKEQRKELRDLKEESSDYVLYNLSINSENSDFGAAFYGDQLVYSSSKKNNETSNKIYVWNQQPYLDLYIADRTKNNGELINEQLFMEGLASRYHDATIAFSNALDTIYYTTNMSKNNKWSNKNGVNNFHVMRGHIVEGEVEGIEDLIFNSKEYSVGHPALSADGKYLFFVSDMPGGFGDTDLYMVQLNPDGSMTLPKNLGAQINTEGREMFPYYQNDVLYFSSDGHYGLGGLDIFQAKNLGDFRFSVPQNLGKPVNSSKDDFSYIIAENQEEGYMSSNRSMGKGDDDIYYFTRSCYQLMAGKVLDSLTKKPLANASVIIKNQFDTKIKTVMTDSKGIYLAQVPCNNTFLVTGTKNNYSIAVKSITTGNVHRDTLDGVNFLLSSYNDLVEIDGDEEKIKIDPIFFEFNEYDIRPRAAKQLDHIVYVLESFPEMKIKIESHTDSRGSDTYNLLLSQNRAKSTKNYLISRGIAENRIVSIKGYGEIEILNRCVNGVECNDEEHEENRRSNFIIVK